The genome window CTGGTCCTGCGCTCCCTGTACGAGGAGGACATCAAGGGCGAGCAGATGGACGACTTCTTCAACATCGAGAGCCACGGCGATTCTTTCGCCGAAGCTACTACCTACAATCCGGAGCAGGAGACGGCTCTCGGGCCCGACGAGTATCTGGAGCACCTGCGGCGCGTGAAACAGGCGGTGCGCATCCCGGTCATCGCCTCGCTCAACGGCTCGACCGCCGGAGGCTGGACCTCGATGGCCCGGCTGATCGAGCAGGCGGGGGCCGACGCGCTGGAGCTGAACCTCTACCACGCCGCCAGCGATCCCACCCTGAGCGGCGCCGAGGTGGAGCGGCAGATGCTCGACATCGTGCGGGAGGTCAAGCAGCAGGTGCGCATCCCGGTCGCCGTCAAGCTGACGCCGCTGTTCACGGCGTTCGCGCATTTCGCCCACCAGCTCGATGATGCGGGAGCCGATGGCCTGGTGATGTTCAACCGCTTCCATCGGGTCGACATCGATGTTCTCGAGCTGGAAGTGGTGCGCGCCCTGGGGCTGTCCCAATCCTCCCATCTGCAGCGCCGCCTGCGCGGCCTCGCGGCCCTGTCGGGACGCGTGCGCGCCTCCCTTGCCGTGACCGGAGGCGTGCACACGGCGCTCGATGTGATCAAGGCGACGATGGCAGGCGCGCACGTCACGCAGATGGTCTCTGCGCTGATGCGCCACGGCCCCTCGCACCTGCGGGCGGTGCACCGTCAGGTCGGGGAATGGATGGAAGAGAACGAGTGGGGCTCGCTCGACGAGATGCGCGGCAACATGAGCTTCCAGAAGATCCCCGACCCCGCCGCCTACGAGCGCGCCCACTTCAT of Candidatus Polarisedimenticolia bacterium contains these proteins:
- a CDS encoding dihydroorotate dehydrogenase-like protein, with amino-acid sequence LVLRSLYEEDIKGEQMDDFFNIESHGDSFAEATTYNPEQETALGPDEYLEHLRRVKQAVRIPVIASLNGSTAGGWTSMARLIEQAGADALELNLYHAASDPTLSGAEVERQMLDIVREVKQQVRIPVAVKLTPLFTAFAHFAHQLDDAGADGLVMFNRFHRVDIDVLELEVVRALGLSQSSHLQRRLRGLAALSGRVRASLAVTGGVHTALDVIKATMAGAHVTQMVSALMRHGPSHLRAVHRQVGEWMEENEWGSLDEMRGNMSFQKIPDPAAYERAHFIKVFR